A stretch of the Staphylococcus sp. NRL 16/872 genome encodes the following:
- a CDS encoding YlaN family protein, with protein MPKQSNMKNVAYEQLNQDADRILHLIKVQMDNLTMPSCPLYEEVLDTQMFGLQKEVDFAVKLGLVDKEDGKNLMLRLEKELSKLHEAFTNV; from the coding sequence ATGCCGAAGCAATCGAATATGAAGAACGTGGCATATGAACAATTAAATCAAGATGCAGATAGAATCCTACATTTAATTAAAGTTCAAATGGATAATTTAACAATGCCATCTTGCCCGTTATATGAAGAAGTTCTCGACACACAAATGTTTGGTCTACAAAAAGAAGTGGATTTTGCTGTTAAACTTGGCTTAGTTGATAAAGAAGACGGTAAAAACTTAATGCTTCGTTTAGAAAAAGAATTATCTAAATTACATGAAGCGTTTACAAACGTGTAA
- the typA gene encoding translational GTPase TypA, which produces MTNRREDVRNIAIIAHVDHGKTTLVDELLKQSGIFRENEHVDERAMDSNDLERERGITILAKNTAVNYKGTRINILDTPGHADFGGEVERIMKMVDGVVLVVDAYEGTMPQTRFVLKKALEQNLKPVVVVNKIDKPAARPEAVVDEVLDLFIELEANDEQLDFPVVYASAVNGTASLDAEKQDENMQSLYETILEYVPAPIDNHEEPLQFQVALLDYNDYVGRIGIGRVFRGKMRVGDNVSLIKLDGTIKNFRVTKIFGFFGLKREEIEEAQAGDLIAVSGMEDINVGETVTPPTHQEALPVLRIDEPTLEMTFKVNNSPFAGREGDYVTARQIQERLDQQLETDVSLKVTPTDSPDTWIVAGRGELHLSILIENMRREGFELQVSKPQVILREIDGVLSEPFERVQCEVPSENAGAVIESLGARKGEMLDMITTDNGLTRLIFLVPARGMIGYTTEFMSMTRGYGIINHTFEEFRPRVKAQIGGRRNGALISMDQGQATAYAIINLEDRGVNFMEPGTEVYEGMIVGEHNRENDLTVNITKAKHQTNVRSATKDQTQTMNRPRILTLEEALEYINDDELVEVTPQNIRLRKKILNKSAREKEAKRVKQMMQDE; this is translated from the coding sequence ATTATTGCTCACGTCGACCATGGTAAAACAACATTAGTTGATGAATTATTAAAACAATCTGGTATTTTCAGAGAGAATGAACATGTCGATGAAAGAGCAATGGACTCTAATGATTTAGAAAGAGAACGTGGTATTACAATTCTTGCGAAAAATACTGCAGTTAATTATAAAGGAACAAGAATTAACATCTTAGATACACCAGGACACGCTGACTTTGGTGGCGAAGTAGAGCGTATTATGAAAATGGTAGATGGTGTAGTACTTGTAGTAGATGCATACGAAGGTACAATGCCTCAAACACGTTTCGTACTTAAAAAAGCACTTGAACAAAACTTAAAACCAGTAGTAGTTGTAAATAAAATCGATAAACCAGCTGCTAGACCTGAAGCGGTAGTAGATGAAGTATTAGACTTATTCATCGAATTAGAAGCAAATGATGAACAACTAGACTTCCCAGTTGTTTATGCTTCAGCTGTCAATGGTACTGCAAGTCTTGATGCTGAGAAACAAGATGAAAATATGCAATCATTATATGAAACAATTCTTGAATATGTACCAGCACCAATCGATAATCATGAGGAACCATTACAATTCCAAGTAGCATTATTAGATTATAATGACTATGTTGGTCGTATTGGTATTGGTCGTGTGTTCAGAGGTAAAATGCGTGTAGGAGATAACGTATCATTAATTAAATTAGATGGCACTATTAAAAACTTCCGTGTGACTAAAATCTTTGGTTTCTTTGGTTTAAAACGTGAAGAAATTGAAGAAGCACAAGCAGGGGACTTAATCGCTGTATCAGGAATGGAAGATATTAACGTAGGTGAAACGGTTACACCACCTACACATCAAGAAGCTTTACCTGTGTTACGTATTGATGAACCAACACTTGAAATGACATTCAAAGTAAATAACTCACCATTTGCTGGTCGTGAAGGTGACTATGTAACTGCACGTCAAATTCAAGAACGTTTAGATCAACAACTTGAAACAGACGTATCATTAAAAGTAACACCAACTGACTCTCCAGATACGTGGATTGTGGCAGGTCGTGGTGAATTACACTTATCAATTCTTATTGAGAATATGAGACGTGAAGGTTTTGAACTTCAAGTATCTAAACCACAAGTTATTTTACGTGAAATTGATGGTGTCTTAAGTGAACCATTTGAACGTGTACAATGTGAAGTGCCATCTGAAAATGCTGGCGCAGTTATCGAATCATTAGGTGCACGTAAAGGTGAAATGTTAGACATGATAACAACTGACAATGGTTTAACACGCTTAATCTTCTTAGTACCAGCTCGTGGTATGATTGGTTACACTACTGAATTTATGTCTATGACACGTGGTTATGGTATTATCAACCATACATTTGAAGAATTTAGACCACGCGTTAAAGCACAAATCGGTGGACGTCGTAATGGTGCATTAATTTCAATGGATCAAGGTCAAGCAACAGCATACGCTATCATTAATTTAGAAGACCGTGGCGTAAACTTCATGGAACCAGGTACTGAAGTTTATGAAGGTATGATTGTGGGTGAGCACAACCGTGAAAATGACTTAACAGTTAATATCACTAAAGCGAAACACCAAACTAACGTACGTTCAGCTACAAAAGACCAAACACAAACAATGAACCGTCCAAGAATCTTAACGCTTGAAGAAGCATTAGAATATATTAACGACGATGAATTAGTGGAAGTAACACCACAAAACATCCGTTTAAGAAAGAAAATCTTAAACAAATCAGCACGTGAAAAAGAAGCAAAACGTGTTAAACAAATGATGCAAGACGAATAA
- a CDS encoding FtsW/RodA/SpoVE family cell cycle protein, which yields MSNLKSFFRYIGRMSKFIDYPLLITYVILCLIGLVMVYSASMVAATKGTLTGGIEVSGTYFYNRQLIYVIMSFIVVFFIAFMLNIKVFQQIKVQMWMMTIMFVLLCLTLVIGKNINGSKSWINLGFMNLQASEILKIALILYVSYVISRKLPQVREKIKIIKQPLFLILVCVGLVLFQRDIGQTLLILIILISMFMFAGIGVQKLVKVRILLIIISFIVVAGVVMITGFMPHYLKARFSVLTNPFGSESGTGYHLSNSLMAIGNGGLFGRGLGNGIMKLGYLPEAHTDFIFAVICEELGLVGGLFVIGLLFFIVYRAFTLAAKTPSYFYKLICIGVASYIGSQTFVNLGGISATIPLTGVPLPFISFGGSSMLSLSIAMGLLLLVAKQIKMDEKRAMTAKKQKVDIPRQYN from the coding sequence ATGAGTAACTTAAAAAGTTTTTTTCGATACATAGGTAGAATGTCTAAGTTTATCGATTATCCATTATTAATTACATATGTTATTTTATGTTTGATTGGTCTTGTAATGGTGTACAGCGCAAGTATGGTAGCTGCAACAAAAGGTACTTTAACAGGTGGCATAGAAGTATCTGGAACCTATTTTTATAATAGACAACTTATATATGTAATTATGAGTTTTATAGTCGTTTTCTTTATAGCATTTATGCTAAATATCAAAGTATTCCAACAAATTAAAGTACAAATGTGGATGATGACTATCATGTTTGTGCTCTTATGCCTAACTTTGGTTATTGGTAAAAATATTAATGGATCAAAAAGTTGGATTAACTTAGGCTTCATGAATCTTCAAGCCTCTGAAATATTAAAAATTGCATTAATTCTCTACGTGTCATACGTAATTAGCAGAAAATTACCTCAAGTAAGAGAAAAAATAAAAATTATAAAACAACCACTTTTCTTAATTTTAGTGTGTGTCGGTTTAGTTTTATTCCAACGAGATATTGGACAAACTTTACTAATTTTAATCATTTTAATTTCAATGTTTATGTTTGCTGGTATAGGTGTTCAAAAGTTGGTGAAAGTACGGATTTTGTTAATTATCATTAGTTTTATTGTTGTAGCTGGGGTAGTTATGATTACTGGCTTTATGCCTCACTATTTGAAAGCACGTTTTAGTGTGTTAACGAATCCGTTTGGTTCGGAATCAGGCACTGGTTATCATCTTTCAAACTCATTAATGGCTATCGGTAATGGTGGATTATTTGGTCGTGGCTTAGGAAATGGCATTATGAAACTTGGATATTTACCAGAAGCACATACAGACTTTATATTTGCTGTAATCTGTGAAGAACTTGGTTTAGTTGGTGGGTTATTTGTAATTGGCTTATTATTCTTTATTGTTTATCGTGCCTTTACATTGGCTGCAAAAACTCCTTCATACTTCTATAAACTTATTTGTATAGGAGTAGCAAGTTACATTGGCAGTCAAACTTTTGTTAATTTAGGTGGTATTTCTGCTACCATCCCTCTAACAGGTGTTCCATTACCATTTATAAGTTTTGGTGGTTCATCCATGCTAAGTTTAAGTATAGCAATGGGGTTATTATTACTTGTAGCTAAACAAATAAAAATGGATGAAAAACGTGCTATGACAGCAAAAAAACAGAAAGTCGATATTCCTCGACAATATAATTAA
- a CDS encoding DUF2197 domain-containing protein — MREVQCIICDTKVLIDENTVEAKRLRNNPIRTFMCDDCKSRLDRPKQRPNSAEYLELSHEDRY; from the coding sequence TTGCGTGAAGTTCAATGTATCATATGCGATACAAAGGTATTAATTGACGAGAATACCGTTGAAGCTAAACGCTTACGCAATAATCCAATTCGAACATTCATGTGTGACGATTGTAAAAGTCGCTTAGATAGACCCAAACAGCGACCAAATAGCGCTGAGTATTTAGAATTGTCACATGAAGATAGATATTAG